The Mycobacterium seoulense genomic interval GCCGCGGCGCAACGGCTCGGGATGGGCGCCGAGCGGCCACGTCGGGGCGATGCAGCGCAGCCCGAGGTCGGCAAGGCGGCCACTGACCTGGCGCCACAGCTGGCCACCCATCATGTACCCGTGTACGAAGACCACCGGCCTGCCGCTGTCGGGTCCGGTTGCTTCGTAATGGATGATTCCGGCGCTAATGTCGATCGTCGGCATAGAGAACTCCTACTTCGATACACTTACAAACAGGCTGTCTGTTCGTAAGTTACCAACAGGTTGTATGGAAATCAAGAGACGGACCCAGGAAGAGCGCTCCGCGGCAACCCGCGTTGCGCTGATCGCGGCCGCCCGCCAGCTGTGGGGCCGTCGGGGCTATGCCGAGGTGGGGACGCCGGAGATCGCGACCGCCGCGGGGGTGACGCGCGGCGCGATGTACCACCAATTCGCGGACAAGGCAACGCTTTTCCGCGAGGTCGTGGAGGCCGTGGAGCAGGACGTGATGGCGCGGATGGGCACGTTGGTGGCCGGGTCGGGGGCAACCACGCCGGCGGATGCGATCCGTGCCGCGGTCGACGCGTGGCTGGAGGTCTCCGGCGATCCCGAGGTTCGCCAGCTGATGTTGCTGGACGCCCCCAGCGTGCTGGGCTGGGCCGGTTTTCGCGACGTCGCCCAGCGGTACAGCCTGGGCATGACCGAACAGCTGATCACCGAGGCCATCCGCGCCGGCCAGCTGCCCAAGCAACCGGTGCGGCCGTTGGCGCACGTGCTGATCGGTGCGCTCGACGAGGCGGCCATGCTCATCGCCACCGCCGAGGATCCGAAACGCATGCGCCGGGAGACCCGGCAGGTGCTGCATCGGCTGATCGACGGGATGCTGAACGAACCCGCGCGCTGAGACCCTCCAAGGGCTGAGGCCCCGCGACGCACTGTTGCTTCAACCTCCGCCGCCATCTCCTCGCTCGCGAACCACGGCGACGCCCGCGATGACGCCCTGGATGAGCCGGTCGAGGTGGTCGGCGCTTGCGACCGCGGGCTGCCCCGCGACGAACGTCAGCATGATCCCGTTGATCAGGGCGAGCGTGGCGATCGCCTGGTCTTCGACGAGCGCCGGGTCGGGGGCGCTGCCGTCCGGATGCCAGTGGGCGACGACGTCGCGGGCCAGGGTGTAGAGCCGCTGCGCGGACTCGTCCAGGGTGGTGGCCAGTTCGGGGTCCCGGCCCGCGAGCAACGCGAGCTCGTAGCGCGCCTTGGCGCGGGTCAGCCACGGTTCGCTGTTGACGTACATGACGATGCGGGCCAGCCCCGCGGTGCCGGTGAATTGCGCGGCCGGATCCTCGGCGAGCTCGGCCATCCGGGAAAAGTCGGCCACGTCGAGCTCGGCCACGCGCGCCGCGGCCGCGTGCAGCAGCGCCTTACGGGTCCGGAAGTAGAACGACGCGGTGCCGGCCGGCACGCCGGCGCGATCATCAACCCGGGGGTGGCTGACGCCGTGAACCCCGTTGGTGCCCAGCAGCTCGATCGCGGCGTCCGCGAGCTGGCGGCGCCGCTCGGGCGCGTTGTGCTTTCTGCGTGCTGGGATTGGTCCAGTCTAAAACTGGCCGCAGTTGGGTGCCGTCGGTTCTCCGTTGAATCGGGCGGCGATCCACTGCATGGCCGGCTCGCCGTCGACGAGCATGGGCAACGCGTGGTTGATGATGAGCTTGTTCAGGAACGGTGGTTCCTCGTTGGTCCGGAACTCCACGTCGGCACCCTGGGCGCACCAGTCGCGACCGAGTTGATTGGCCGCGGTCCACGGCACCAGTGGGTCGTAGTGGTTGCTGTTGATCAGCACCGGCGCGTTGGGTTTGTAGCGCCCGAGCCGCTGGTCCTCGAACAGGGTGTTGAACGGCTCCTCGTTGACCAGCTGATTGATGTCTTCGGTGAAGTAGGGCTGGATATGGCGAAACATGAAGTCCAGCAGGGTCTGCCCGACGCACTGGCGCGAAACTGATTCGAGCATCGCCAGCCCACGCGGGGTCATCTTGGAACGGATGACGTCGGCGAACTCCGGGTAGGCGGCCATGACGCTGTTGAGGGCGTACCCGACGACGCCGACCAGGACGCTCCCGTCCGCGTACGGCAACAACTCCTTGAGGTTGGCGGGCGGCGCCCCGGCGTAGGTCCCCACGATATGGAGATCGGGCGCGTAGGCCGACGCCAACTCGGCCGCCGACGCGGTCGCGCCCCCGCCCTGCGAGTAGCCCCAAAACGCCACCGGCCCATGGGGATCCAGCGATGTTCCCGGCAGCTTCATGGCCGCGCGGGCGGCGTCGAGGACCGCCTGCCCCTCGGCCACGCGGCCGACGTAGGTGTGCATGGAGGTGGTGCCGAGGCCTTCGTAGTCGGTCATCACGATCGCGAAACCGCGGGCGACCATCGTCGCGACGAACAGTTCCTCGTAGTTGAACATGATGTCCCACCCGCCCGAATAGTGGATGCCCTGGTTGAACATTCGCGACGGGGCGCACTGGTTGCCCTGGCCTTGGGTGCCCGGTGCGTAACTGATCAAGGGCCGCGGCCCGCGGCCCGGCCAGTCGTTGTAGGGCTCGAAGTAGGTGCCGGTGACCGCGATCGGGTTGCCCCGGGTATCGGTGCTGCGGTACATGATTCGCGTGCCGGTGGCCATGATCGCGCCCAGCTGGCCCGATGGCTCCAGCACCAGTCGGGACGGTTCGGTGCGGATCAGATCGCCCGGCTGGCCGGGCGGCAAGGGGTCGGGCGGCGTGTAGAACTCCGCGTACTGCGGTTCGTCCCCGCCATCGGCGCGGGCGATGCCCGGGCCGACGAGCGTGGCGAGGATGACCAGCAGCACGGCGAAAGCTCCCCCAACCCGGCGCATTACGGAACGGTAACAATCGGAGGCCACCGGCGGAAGGGCGTTCTCTAAAATTTTAGAGATTTGCCCCGTCCTAACGATGGTGCTGAGCGAAGAACCGCCAGATCGTGTCGGTGGCGTTCAACGCCGTCGACGGTGCGGGGATGCCCGCGAGCTTCTCGGCAAGGGGGCTGGGCTCGCCGCCCGGCCATTGATGGCCCGCGCCGGCCACCGAGATCAGCTCGACCGTGCGCCCGTCGGCGCATCCGGCGATCTGTGTCGTCACGTCGCCGGTGGTGCTCGAGGTCGGCGGCCCGCACGCGTCGATGGCGCGCCAGGTGGCGTTGACGGACTGCGCGGAAGGGCCGTCGACGCGGGCGGTCCCGTTGACTGTGAACGCCTTTCCCGGTCCGCCGTCGTAGGGGACCCGATCGTCGGCCGTGCCGTGGACCTGCAGCACCGACGCGGGCCGCGCGCGCGAACAGTCGGTCAGGAGCGTGCCGGCCACCGGTGCGATCGCGGCGAACAGGTCGGACTGGCAGCCGAGCCGAAGCGCCATCATGGCCCCGTTCGACATGCCGGTGACATAGACGCGCGCCCGATCGATGGGGATCTGTTGCTCGATGGCGCCGACCATGGTCGTGATGAAGCCGACGTCGTCGGCGTCCACGCGCTGCGGTTCGCCGCAGCACGTCCCGGCGTTCCAGGCGCGGTTGAGCCCGTCGGGGTACGCGACCAGGAAATGCCCGGCGTCGGCCTCGGCGTCCCAGTGATAGGCCCGCTCGGCCTGCTCGCCGGTGCCGAAGCCGCCGTGCAGCATCACCACCAGCGGCGCCGCATCGGTCAATCCCTGGGGTCGGTACAGGTGAAAGGTCCGGCTTGCGCCGCCTGAGCCGACGCTCTGGGTGGACTGACCGATCGGGATCGATTGCGCGCCGGGCGTTCCCAGCGCATGGCCGCCGCCGCCCAGGCACCCACCGAGCACGGCGGCCAGGGCGGCGACGAGGCAGAAGCTGACGGGCCGCGCGCGTCGGGATCGCATGACGCCATCGTGGCACCCGGCGGTGCGATTGACAAGTTACTTGTCAATTTTGTCGCAGGTGGCACACTCTCCCCATGCGACGCCCCGTGCCTCCCGACTGGCAACCCACCGTGCCTGCGCTGGTGAACCTGGTGGCCGCGTCCGGGGCGCCGCGGTTGCGGGCGGCGTTTGCCGCCGCGGGCCTCGACGGGATCCGCCCGGCGCAAGCGGTCGCCCTCATGCCGCTGGCGGCCGGGGGGCTGCACGCCTCGGATCTGGCCGATCGGCTCCAAGTGAGCCGCCAGGCGGTGGCCCAGGCGATCACCGGCCTGGAGCGACATGGCTACGTCACCCGGGTGCCCAATCCTCTCGACGCGCGGGCCCGAATCATCGAGCTGACGCCGCGCGGTCGGCACGCACTGCGGGTAATGCGTTCCAGCGCCGTCGATTTGGAGGGACGCTGGGAGCGGATTTTGGGGCGGCGGCGATTGGCCGAGCTGCGCGAGACCTTGCAGATGTTGCTCGGCGATCAGGCGGAGTCGGCGGGGGACTGACGCCCGCCGAAAATTCCCGTGTCCTCACCGTCGTCGACGGCTTAGGCTCGACTCAAGACAGTGACAGGAGTCCGCCGTGCCCATCTTCATGGTCGAGCGCAACTTTGCCGAGGAATTGGAACCGAGCCTCGAGGCTGCCGACGGTATCAACCGGATCAACGACCTGGAGGGCGTTCGCTGGATGTATTCGTTCCTGTCGGCGGACAAGCGGAAGACGTACTGCCTCTATGAGGCGCCGTCGCCGGAGGCCATCAGGTCCGCGGCCGCCCGTGCGGGCCTGCCCGCCGACACCGTCGTCGAAGTGAAAGACCGCCTGATGCCGGACGGGGCGCTGTCCGACATCTGACGCGGCGTTACCCCAGGAGTTCGTGATCGGCGGCGTACATCGCCGCCTGTGTGCGGTTCGCCGCTCCCGTCTTGATCAGGATGTTGCGCACATGGTTGGCCGCGGTGTTGGTGCTGATGAACAGGCGTTCGCCGATCGCCCGGTTACTCAACCCCTCAGCGAGCAGCCGCAGCACCTCGACCTCCCGTTCGGTCAGACCGTCGGGACCCATGGGAGGCGCGGCGAGCACCGAATCCGCCAGGTCGACGACCCGGGTCTGGCCGATCGCGCCGGCGACGGTCCGTGCTTCGCCGGCGAGCCGCCGAGCTTCTTCGGTGCGTCCGCACGACGCGGCGAACAACGCGTGCCGGGCCAGCGTCTCGCTGATGTGGACCACCGAGCCCATCCGGCGGTCCATCTCGATCGCGGCGGCGAAGTGCCGCTGGGCCGCGGCGCCGTCCCCACAGAGCGCCGCCATTCGGGCCAGATACCGGTCTGCGCTGCCGAACAGCGCGACGAACTGGCCGGCCACCAAATTCTTCCCGGCATAGCGGGACACGAACGGGCGCAGCGCGTGGACCGCTTCGCGGTTGGAAAGTTCCAATGCCGCCTCCACCATGAACACCAGCTCCATCGGCCACTGCGCATCCTCGAGGCGGTCGCCGAGGTTGCGGTTGAGCAGCCGATTCAGCGCGCGGGTCATGCCGTGTTCGCATTGGAGCTCGGTGTACAGGGCGAGCAGGCCGGGCACCCAGCGGCCCGCGAATGTCTCGCTGCCGTCGATGAACCCGCCGAATCTTTTCAGATCGCCGGTCTCGCGGCGAATCATGAACATCTGGACCCCATTCGAGCCCTCGGTGTCCTCGGCGCCGAACAAATCCCCCGTGCGCAAGGCGAGATCGGCCCATCGTTCGGCGCCGGCGAAGTCGCCGCGCAGGTAGGCCAGCGCTTGCTCGATGCAGGCGCCGACGAAACCGAAGGAGGGTTGTCCGCAGGCCTGGGCCGCCCGGCGCATGTCGGCGGTCGCGGCGGCCAGGCCGTCGGGCCGGCCGGCCAGGTAGCTGACCAGGGCGTGGAAATGTGAAGCCGCGCCCAATGACTCGTAGTCGCGGCGTGCCAGCGCCATGCCGGACACCTCGGCCGCACGCTCCGCCTGGACCGCACTCATTTCCGGGGTGAGGCCCTGCCACAGGCTCGTCTTCAAGGTGTGCAACAGGACCGCCGGGTCGCCGATGGCCCGCGCGCGCTCGATCGCGTCGGCGCCGACCTCGCGGGCCCGTGCCGCCTCGCCCGCGAAGGCCAGCGCTCGACCGAAGCTGCCGAGCGCCTGCACGTAGCGTGGGTCATCGGCTTGCAGCCCGGACGATTCGAGGGCCGACGCCAGCAAGTCGGCCGCCCTCGAATTCGACTGTCCGGGGCGCCAATTGGCCTCCTCGTAGCCGACGGCCGCCTCCAACCGCGTCAGCGGGTCGTCCATCGCGCCGATGCGTTCGTAGATAACCCGCGCGAGCGCAAATGAGGCGCCGCGCACATGGTTGGCGGCGGCGTCGAGGTGCAGCCTGGCCCGCTCGGCGAGGCTGAGCTCGGGAAGCGACGCCGCCCGCTCGAACCACTTCGCGGCGTCTTCGTAGGCCAGGCTCTGTTCGGCCATCCGGGCCGCCCGGC includes:
- a CDS encoding TetR/AcrR family transcriptional regulator, encoding MEIKRRTQEERSAATRVALIAAARQLWGRRGYAEVGTPEIATAAGVTRGAMYHQFADKATLFREVVEAVEQDVMARMGTLVAGSGATTPADAIRAAVDAWLEVSGDPEVRQLMLLDAPSVLGWAGFRDVAQRYSLGMTEQLITEAIRAGQLPKQPVRPLAHVLIGALDEAAMLIATAEDPKRMRRETRQVLHRLIDGMLNEPAR
- a CDS encoding TetR/AcrR family transcriptional regulator, giving the protein MLGTNGVHGVSHPRVDDRAGVPAGTASFYFRTRKALLHAAAARVAELDVADFSRMAELAEDPAAQFTGTAGLARIVMYVNSEPWLTRAKARYELALLAGRDPELATTLDESAQRLYTLARDVVAHWHPDGSAPDPALVEDQAIATLALINGIMLTFVAGQPAVASADHLDRLIQGVIAGVAVVRERGDGGGG
- a CDS encoding lipase family protein, producing the protein MRRVGGAFAVLLVILATLVGPGIARADGGDEPQYAEFYTPPDPLPPGQPGDLIRTEPSRLVLEPSGQLGAIMATGTRIMYRSTDTRGNPIAVTGTYFEPYNDWPGRGPRPLISYAPGTQGQGNQCAPSRMFNQGIHYSGGWDIMFNYEELFVATMVARGFAIVMTDYEGLGTTSMHTYVGRVAEGQAVLDAARAAMKLPGTSLDPHGPVAFWGYSQGGGATASAAELASAYAPDLHIVGTYAGAPPANLKELLPYADGSVLVGVVGYALNSVMAAYPEFADVIRSKMTPRGLAMLESVSRQCVGQTLLDFMFRHIQPYFTEDINQLVNEEPFNTLFEDQRLGRYKPNAPVLINSNHYDPLVPWTAANQLGRDWCAQGADVEFRTNEEPPFLNKLIINHALPMLVDGEPAMQWIAARFNGEPTAPNCGQF
- a CDS encoding extracellular catalytic domain type 1 short-chain-length polyhydroxyalkanoate depolymerase → MRSRRARPVSFCLVAALAAVLGGCLGGGGHALGTPGAQSIPIGQSTQSVGSGGASRTFHLYRPQGLTDAAPLVVMLHGGFGTGEQAERAYHWDAEADAGHFLVAYPDGLNRAWNAGTCCGEPQRVDADDVGFITTMVGAIEQQIPIDRARVYVTGMSNGAMMALRLGCQSDLFAAIAPVAGTLLTDCSRARPASVLQVHGTADDRVPYDGGPGKAFTVNGTARVDGPSAQSVNATWRAIDACGPPTSSTTGDVTTQIAGCADGRTVELISVAGAGHQWPGGEPSPLAEKLAGIPAPSTALNATDTIWRFFAQHHR
- a CDS encoding MarR family winged helix-turn-helix transcriptional regulator, giving the protein MRRPVPPDWQPTVPALVNLVAASGAPRLRAAFAAAGLDGIRPAQAVALMPLAAGGLHASDLADRLQVSRQAVAQAITGLERHGYVTRVPNPLDARARIIELTPRGRHALRVMRSSAVDLEGRWERILGRRRLAELRETLQMLLGDQAESAGD
- a CDS encoding DUF4242 domain-containing protein; the encoded protein is MPIFMVERNFAEELEPSLEAADGINRINDLEGVRWMYSFLSADKRKTYCLYEAPSPEAIRSAAARAGLPADTVVEVKDRLMPDGALSDI
- a CDS encoding helix-turn-helix transcriptional regulator, encoding MAQWVPPPLPAELIARRRGPLVGRGAELAVFEQAWERVERGNRQAVFVGGEPGAGKTRLAAEVAGTLFDHGVAVLVGSSTADEDVPYAPFAEALDRLLIAGPPGSMAEPLSDAGSQLRRLSPQVGRHVPDDGPAADAGPARQALFDAMTGFLRRLAVDRPIALILDDLHWAQLPTLALLEHVLIGCADVRMLVVITFRTTEPDRSDDLATRLAELHRFDGVRRLDLAGLDTEAIAEFVARTQQMAPASARTAAALLREKTGGNPFFLTELVNDLEIRGGLATLGTHQTVPASIGDAIARRLAGLGAGVRAVIEQAAVLGQTFDLPALVSTCETEVGATLAAIDSAEAVGLVRAVHDSDGEFAFVHALTREAVLAGMAASRLRVMHARAAEALEGRADPALVPRLANHFLRAHVLGYHDKALQYARRAARMAEQSLAYEDAAKWFERAASLPELSLAERARLHLDAAANHVRGASFALARVIYERIGAMDDPLTRLEAAVGYEEANWRPGQSNSRAADLLASALESSGLQADDPRYVQALGSFGRALAFAGEAARAREVGADAIERARAIGDPAVLLHTLKTSLWQGLTPEMSAVQAERAAEVSGMALARRDYESLGAASHFHALVSYLAGRPDGLAAATADMRRAAQACGQPSFGFVGACIEQALAYLRGDFAGAERWADLALRTGDLFGAEDTEGSNGVQMFMIRRETGDLKRFGGFIDGSETFAGRWVPGLLALYTELQCEHGMTRALNRLLNRNLGDRLEDAQWPMELVFMVEAALELSNREAVHALRPFVSRYAGKNLVAGQFVALFGSADRYLARMAALCGDGAAAQRHFAAAIEMDRRMGSVVHISETLARHALFAASCGRTEEARRLAGEARTVAGAIGQTRVVDLADSVLAAPPMGPDGLTEREVEVLRLLAEGLSNRAIGERLFISTNTAANHVRNILIKTGAANRTQAAMYAADHELLG